The DNA window AGCCCCGATGACCAGTCTATCCCCTGCCCTTTCAGTGCCTGTACTATCTTCTTTTCTTGCTCCTTCTGCGCCCGCCGCAGGACTCGCTCGCAGACGTTCCACCTCACACCGCCACCGGCCAGGCCCCCCTCCTCTATGAGTCTCACTGCCAGCCGCACCGGATAGTCACGCGCGGGGTCCGGCCTGCCGGTTGAAACACCCTCATCGAGGTAAACAAGACTGGCAGAGGGCTTTTCCTCACCGGTGGGCCTCTCTATCCTTTCCCGTATGAGCCCCTCGTTCAGGTAGTGTACACGCCGGGTAAGCGTGGGGTTGTCCCCGTCGACCTTTATCGGTATGAGGAGCACGTTAGGCGCAAGCCCGATGAATTGGATGTATCGCCCGCCGGGGGTGTAATATTTGGCCGTCGTCAGCTTGACCGCATACTTTCCCTTCAGGCCGAAGACCTGCTGGATACATGCCTTGCCGAAGGACTGCTCGCCCATCACGACCGCCCTGTCGTTTTCCTTAAAAGCCGCGGCCAGTATCTCCGCGCCCGACGCGCTGCCCTCGTCGATCAAGACCACCAGAGGATAACCTTCTTCTCTATTGCCGGAGGGCCGCGCCCTTACAAATTTCGGGTACCCCTTTCCCGAACTTACCTTTATATTCAGGATACCGGATGAAAGCAACAGGTCCCCTACGCGTATGATTTCATCCAGCACCCCACCGTAGTTCCCACGAAAATCTATAACCAGGCCGTTCAGGTCGGCAGTCTTTTTCAGCCCTTCCAATGCATCAAGCGTGGACTTAAACGTACCGTCCTGAAAGTTGCTTATCCTTATGTACCCGACGTCGCCCTCTAACATAACGGACGTGACGTTTTTCACCGTGACACGCTCCCGTTGCAGAGTGTAACTAGTTACTATGCCGTCTCTTACGATGGAGAGTGTCACTTTCGTACCTTCGGCGCCGGTGAGCCTTTCCAGGGCCTCCCTGAGGCTCATCTTCCGCGCGGACTCCCCGTCTATCTCGATGATCCTGTCCCCCGGCATCAGCCCCGCGCGGTAGGCGGGAGAGTTTTCATAAACCTCAATAATCGCAAGGGCGCCCTCCCTGAACTCGATATCCATCCCCAGCCCTATGAAGCTGCTTGCGCCCAGGCTCTCGGCCCTCTCAAAGTCTTTTGGCTGGTAAAGCTTGCAATACGGGTCAAATCCTCTCAGTATGCTGCTCAGCGACGCAAACTCCAACTCCCGGAAGGGCACGGTACACTTTCCGCTTGACTCGATAAAGCGCAGGATATCCTTCAACATGTCCCTGAGGTCCGCCCAATACTCAATGCCGCCAATCCCAAAGACCTCTTCGCTCCCGTCCACCTGGACCCTCACCGCGTGCGTGTCCACCGAGGCCCTTAAATTGGGAACAACCCTCTCCACCCCCCTCATCGCGTCGCGCAGCACCTCGTGGACCTTCAGGCTGTTAAAATCTATGTAGTACCTTCCGATGCAGGAAAAGACCGCGTTAACCATGTGACCCTCCGGTAAACCACTCTGGCCGGGGACGCCGGTTGACGCAACACCCGTTGCGGATGAAAGCAGCAGAGAGGACAGGAGGGTTATTGTAAGGCAGAACGATCTGATGTAATTCCGCATAGTTAGTATAGTCCGTATCGTTTTACATTGCCTTGCGATGTGCCTGGTGATAGAATTTGTCTCGTGATACTCGATGAAATCTACAAACACAAACTCCTTGAACTTTCCCGGTGCAAGGAGCGACGTCCCCTGGAACAACTTGAGGCGGCCCTCCCTAACATGGCCGGCACCAAGGACTTAGAGGGCGCGTTGAAGACGTCCAGCGGTCTCGGGCTGATAGCCGAGGTGAAGGCGGCCTCGCCGTCAAAGGGCATTCTGCGTCACGATATGAATCCCTCGCAAATCGCTTTAGAGTACCAAGAAGGTGGCGCCACCGCAATATCTGTTCTTACTGACGAAAAATTCTTTCACGGAAGACTTGCTCACCTCGAAGACGTTAGAAGGGTGGTAAGGCTGCCCCTTCTTCGCAAGGACTTTATCATAGACGAGTACCAGCTCGTTGAGGCCAGGACGAGCGGCGCGGATGCCGTACTCCTTATTGCGGCTATTCTCGATGAGAAAAAACTGGAGGCGCTTCTGAGCAGTGCCGGCCGGTTGGGCCTCAATTGCCTGGTGGAGGTGCATACGGAGGGAGAGCTTAAAAAAGTGCTCGATACGCCGGCGACATTAGTAGGGATAAACAACAGGGACCTCCATACGTTCAAGACCGACCTCGAGACCACCATCAGACTCAGGCCGCTTGTTCCTGAGGACAGGACGGTCGTCAGCGAAAGCGGTATCAAATCGAGGGGTGATGTAAGGCGTTTAGAAGACGCAGGGGTAGACGCAATACTCGTGGGAGAGGCCCTGGTACAGTCAGAAGATATTGAGAGAGATATAAGGGAGCTTATGGGATGGGACTGAAACGCGGCTATTCCTTGTAACTAGGCCCTACGAAGAGCTTACAAAGGCATATCCCGTCATTTTCCAGCTCGTTCTTAGAATAGATACAGGGGCAGACAATCTTGGAATCCTCTTTGGGATTACCGCTGAGTACCCTGCAGGGGCAGTATTCACCACCCGCTTTTATTTTTCTTATGGCGATACCGCGGATTATCGTGTTGGCAACATCGGTCTCGGGATTAAACAGGTAGGGAGTGGTCTCCAACCATTTTTCCAATCTCCCCCTTACCTCACGTTCAACTTGTTCGAGTGTTTTTCCATTTTCTGTGCTGGTTATCATTTTTTCCACTGTTGGTTGCGCCCCCCCCTAGGTTTGGTTAAGAAATACAAGTTTAGCATAAACCCACATCTTTTCAAGTCAAAAAGTTCAGGCCTCGCAGAATCAACATGTAGCAGGTATATCATAAAAGACCACAACATATTGAATGACAAACATTTATTTATATAAACATTGATGTTTCTTTGTTGACGTTTAGCGGACTTTTGCTATAATCCCTCCATTCGAGGGGCGGCTCAGATTGATGCCGGAGGTAAAAGAGATTATGTTGGACAGGGGAAAACTAGGCAGGAGCCTAGACTCGCTCCTCGGAAATATTGCTGAGGTAGAACCAACCGATAGTATCCTGCAGATTAGTCCGGAAAGCATTCAACCCAATCCTCATCAGCCGCGAAGGGAATTTTCACCACAGGCCATAGGCTCGCTTGTAGAATCTATACGAGAACATGGCATGCTCCAGCCGATACTGGTCCGGCCAGCCAAGGACGGTTACCAGCTCCTGGCGGGAGAGAGGAGGTGGCGCGCCGCAAAGGAACTCGGGTTGGGCAGTATACCCGCCATTGTGAAGGAGGCCACGTCAAAGCAATCCCTGGGGATTGCATTAGTAGAGAACCTGCAGCGTGAGGACCTGAACCCCATAGAGAGGGCCAAGGCCTTCTGGGAGCTTATGGAGGTCTTCGGGCTTACACAGGAGCAGGTTGGAAAGTATGTCGGCATGGACCGCTCTTCTGTTGCTAACACCCTGCGGCTGTTAGAATTGTCGATAGAAATCCAGGAGCATGTTTCACGTGGAACAATCTCACAAGGGCATGCCAGGGCATTGCTCGCGGCCAAGGGTGAATCGCTTCAGCAGAGATTGTGTCAGAGGGTAATTGACGAGGGGCTTACGGTAAGACAGACGGAGGCCCTGGCCGCCAGCGTAAGTAAAAATGCCCGGCGGAAGCGGCAAAATGGCAGAAATGGCAACAACCATAATGCCCGTGAACATGAAGACAGATTGAGCATGGCCCTGGGGACAAAGGTTCAGATACGCCACAGCGGCAGTAAAGGTAAGGTGGTCATCCACTTCAACGGAAATCCCCAGTTTGAAGACCTTATGAGCCGGCTCTGTGGGGGATAGATAGAAGCGTCCCACCCTGTTTAAGGATGAGTGTCGTTTACCGGGCGGGTGTCACACCGTAACTTCTTTGACAGGCAGTGGTTATAGACAATACCAATCTGGTGGCCTTGCGTTACCTGGGCGCTTTGCCACCAGACGGCCTTCCCTGCGCCCGTCGTAACAGATCTATCCCGATGGCCGGTTTCTCGTTCTCGTCTTAGTCTTAAGCGGTGAGTGCGCTAGATGAAGCGGGGTCAAAAATGATCACGACGCGTTTTATACATCACCCTTGCATACAGGACAAACAGAAATGCATATACCGCAGAGGGAGTCCTCTATCCCCAAACTAATACCAAATTCCAGGGCCTTCTTCCTGCACGTGTAGACGTCCAGCAACTCCTCACGCGGCATGCCGACACGCCACTCCCTGTCCCTTATGGCGTTGACCGGGCAGGCTTTCACGCACTCCACGCAACTATTGCAGTTGCCAACACTTACAGCAATTCCCGTCTCAAGTGGCATGTCCGTCAGCACGGTCCCTAACCGCACCCCGGGGCCATATGTCGAGGACACAAACAGGGACGACTTGCCTATCCATCCGAGTCCCGCAAGCGTGGCGGCCGTCTTATGTGGGAATTTTCCGTCAAACCATTTAAGATACTTTTTGCGTCCCGTGTCCTCGATGGTAGCTTGCACTATTTGAGCCCTGTAACCTGCGGACCTTATCATGACCTCCACGCCGTGCCCTATCCGGTTCAGGAGGGCGTTCTTCTCCCTGTACTGGAGATAGTAGGCCCAGTTCGGCCCGTTATGTATGGACTCTATTACCTCAAGCGGCAGGCTGCAGGCTATGGATATGGCGTAGGGGAAACCCATGGTCCCCGGGAGGTCGAGGCCCCGGAGTCTTGCAAAACCGACCAGTGATGCCCCCTGTTCGTATATGTATTGTCTTATAGTATGCTGAACCATCGCGTACAGAGTTTGTTTTCGCGCGTACGAAAGACTCTAGTAGGTGTCGTTCTGAGGGAACGAAGTGACCGAAGAATCTGACAATGCGTGTCAGATTCTTCTCCCCCTCAGGCGGGCCACAATGACACACGTGAGTAACACATCAAGTCTCGCAATACTTTCTTGTAAAGCGCTGCTTCATTTCATCAATGATTGAATGCGGGGGCGGAAATCCTTTGCCAGGCGGCCCAGCGTGGGCGAGATATCGTCTTCGTCGATTATGGCGTCTATCAGATAGAAGTCTTTGCTGTTGGTTGCCGTGCGGAGTGCTTTTGTAAAGTCTGTTGAGGTAGAGACTTGCGTGCCGTTTCCCCCAAGGCTCCTGGCCAGACCCACGTAGTCCCATGGGTGGACGTGGAGATAATCCCTCTCCTTGTCCAGCACCTTAAGTGTAGCAAAGCTGCTGTTGTCAAACACAATGACGATAGGGTTGAGGCCCATCTTCTTTGCGGTTGAAAGTTCAACCCCCGTCATCTGGAAACACCCGTCGCCCACCAGCACAACGGGTCTCCGGGAGGGCAGGGCCAGTTGGGCGCCTATTGCGCCGGGTGTGGCGAAGCCCATGCTCGCGTAGTATGCGGGTCCGATAAAGATGTCCGTCTTCAATTCAACAGAGGCAAACAACGGGTCGCCAACGTCGCTAATTACCAGGTGTTTGTTCGTTAGAAAATTGTTCAGCTCATCGATGATAGTTGCTACAGTGAGCTTCTTTGCTGCACGTGCCTTCTTCTTTCTGACGGTCTCTTTCCTCGGGGGTTTAAACGAGCGCCTTTTTAGTGTCTTTGTCTTTAACAGGCCCTTCATCACGTCTTGAAGGTTTACGTCCTTGTAGCAGTGGTGGCTCACACATACCTGCTCCGAGGTCGCCTGTATTATGTGTGGTGTGTAGGAGGCGAATACATCCGCCACGCCGAAGTCTATGGGTAACGAGCCGAGTGAGAGTATGCAGTCAGACCCCTCAACATAGTCCCTTACGTGTTTTGGGCTGAGCTTGCCGATATAATTGCCGATGAAATTCGGGTGACTCTCGGGTAGTACGGATTTGCCCAGAAGGGTTGTGGCCACGGGCATGTTCAGTTTTTCTGCCAGCCTCGCCAGGTCTTTCATCAGACCAAAGCGTTCAATCTCGACGCCTGCGTATATGACCGGACGGCGACTGGTGTTGAGTCTGTTGATTATCTCCCCAAGGGCCTCTTTCAGTACCGGGTCCTTGTTGCCGGTCTTCTCGCGTTTAGTGACGCACCTGGGCGGCGCATCGACATTGACCATATCCCTGGGTATCTCAATGTAGCCCGGACGGGAGAGTTTTTTTGTGGTATCTATTACCCTGTCTATCTCAGAAATAGCGCTTAGTTCGTCGTTCAGGACGGCCGTGGATGCCGTAACCTCTTGGTATATCTTGTGTTGTGACTCGTAGCGCTTTACCCTGTGATGGAAGAGCGCGTCCGGATCTCTACCGGCTATCTCAGGGGCGCCGGTCAGCACGATGACGGGAGATTTTTCCGCGTAGGCGAGGGCGATGGGGTTGACCATGCTTAACGCGCCGACACCCTGGGTGACGATTGCCACTCCCAGTCCTTTGAGGCGTGCATAGACGTCGGCGGCATAACCGGCGGAGGGTTCGTTCGTCATCACCACCGTCTTCATCCCGCACCTCTCCTGAGCCGCATAAAGGGGCAGGATGAAGTCGCCGGGGATGCCGAAGGTGTACTCCACCCCCTCCTCCTTCAGCCTCTTGAATATGTAGTCCGCGATGCGCACGTTGTGGTCTCCCCAATCTTAAGCTCTATATATTATCATTGCCGTGCATATGGTGTCAAACCGGTAAAAAATATTAAAGGCGTCTTATTTTTTTCTGCAAAGGGCAAACAAAAAATACAGGTCGTTGATTCCGGTTGACAAAAGTATTATATTGTGTGTGACGTTCCGTGACCCGATGCGGGGCCGTACACGAAAACCGGGGAGGTACGAATGGAGAAATCCATATACGAAGAGTTCCTGGAAAGGGGTCTCACCCGCCGCGACTTCCTGGGTTTCTGCGCCGCGATGGTTGGAACGCTGGCCCTCCCCTGGGATGCGGTGGCGAAGGTCGAGAAGGCCCTGAAATCCTCCAGACGGCTTCCTCTCATATGGCTTGAGCTGCAAAGCTGCACGGCCGATACCGAGTCTTTCCTGCGCGCGAGCAATCCTTCCGCGTCTCAACTTATCCTCGACGTCCTTGCGATAAACTATTCAGAGACCCTTATGGCCGCGGCGGGCCATCAGGCTGAAGAGGTATTGTGGAAGACGGTTGAAGAGGAAAAGGGAAAGTATGTCGCGGTCATAGAGGGTTCCATACCGACCGCGGACGGCGGTGTCTACTGTACCATCGGCGGGGAGACGGCCCTTGAGAGGACCAAAAGGGTTTGTAAAGATGCCGCGGCGGTTGTGAACGTCGGAACGTGCGCATGTTTTGGCGGTCTTCCCAGTGCAAGGCCCGACCCTACGGGGGCGAAGAGTGTCGAAGAGGCCATCCCCGGCGTTCGGAACCTGATTAACCTGCCGGCCTGTCCGGTAAACGTGGTAAACGTCTCGGCCACACTTGTCCACCTGTTGACGTTCGGCGGCATTCCGTCAAAGGACCGGTTACATCGGCCGCTGTTCGCCTACGGCAGGAGGATACATGATTCTTGTGAGCGGCGCGGTTCCTACGACGCGGGGTATTTTGTGGAGAAGTGGGGCGACGAGGGTCACAGGAGGGGCGGGTGTCTGTATAAGATGGGGTGCAAGGGCCCTGCGACCTTCCATAACTGCCCCAAAGTACGCTGGAACGGCGGCACGAGCTGGCCGGTCGGCAGCGGACATCCTTGTATTGGTTGCGCCGAGCCGAATTTCTGGGACAGCATGTCGCCTTTTTATGAACACCTGCCGACTGTACCCGGTTTCGGCGTGGCGACCTCGGTGGACAAGGTCGGCGCGGGGCTGGTAGCGGCGACTGCCGCCCTGTTCCTGCTCCATGGCGCGGGGAGCTGGGTCAGGGATAGAATCATACGAAAACAGGAAGAGAAGGAAGAAAAAGAAGGCCAAGAATAGGAGGAAGTCTCTGTTTAAAATTTAATAAAGAAGAAGAGATATGGAAAAGACACACGCTCCCGAAGAAATCATACAAAAGACGCGTGCCCGTTTTACGCGCATCGCCAAAGACCCGTCTTCTGAAAAGAGGTTCCCCGTCGGCCTGGAGAGCGCAAAACACCTCGGGTATGATGCGGACGAAATAGATTCAATGCCGGATTCTGTAACCGAGTCCTTTGCGGGTGTTGGTTGCCCAATTGCCCTTGGCCCGATAAACGAGGGAGAGACGGTGCTTGACCTTGGCTGCGGTGCAGGACTTGACAGCCTTCTTGCGGCACGCAGGGTGGGCCCGGAGGGGCGTGTCATAGGGATTGATATGACACCCGATATGGTGCGCAAGGCAAGTGAAAACGGCCAGAAGCTTGGGGTAGAGAACGTAGAATTTCGGCAAGGTTCGGCGGAGCAACTGTCTCTGGGAAATACCTCAGTCGATATCGTCCTTTCAAATGGTGTTATAAATCTCTGTCCCGATAAAGGACGTGTCGTTTCGGAAATTTATCGTGTCCTTCGCCCCGGAGGGCGTCTCTACGTGGCAGACATTACCCTTGAGGATGGGGTAGACCAGGCCACGGTAGAAAAACTCGGCACATGGTCCGACTGAATATGCGGTGCGATACCAGGAAGGTCGTTCCTGGAACTACTGAAGCAGGCGGGATTCGTCGATGCCCGGATGATTGGTAAGACGGTCTACCGCACCTCACGTTATACGGTAGGGGCCACGTTCATGGCCGGAAAACCGGAGTAGCGGAGCACGTCATGACACGGCGTTTTAATAAAAGAAGTTAAACCCGAGGAGGAAGAAAAATCACAAGAGTAGTCGTAGACCCGGTAACCAGGATTGAAGGCCATCTGCGGATAGAGGTGGAGGTAGACCCGGAGAAACACCTTGTCACAGACGCCTTCTCGTGTGCCACTATGTTCCGCGGCATAGAGATAATCCTTAAGGGCAGGGATCCCAGAGACGCGTGGCTCTTTGCGCAGAGGATATGCGGCGTCTGCACCGTGGTCCACGCCATGGCGTCAATACGCGCGGTGGAGAATGCCCTGGATATCCGTATCCCTCCCACCGCCCGTCTCATAAGAAATATAATTACGGCCACACAGTTTGTCCACGACCATACGATCCACTTCTACCACCTGCATGCCCTGGACTGGGTGGACATTACCTCTGCGCTCAAGGCCGACCCCGCCGGGACCGCCACACTCGCAGAGTCTATCTCAGACTGGAGCCCGTCCGGAACGGCCTACTTCAGGGGTGTGCGGGACAGGCTCAAGAAGTTTGTGGGGAGCGGGCAGATGGGGCCGTTCTCGAACGCCTACTGGGGACATCCCGCGTACAAGCTACCCCCGGAGGCAAACCTGCTTGCCGTGGCCCATTATCTTGAGGCCCTGGAATGGCAGAAAGATTTTGTAAGGATACACGCGATCCTGGGCGGTAAGAACCCGCACCTCCAGTCGCTCATCGTGGGCGGCGTATCTGTCCCCGTTGACCCGAATAGCGAGGACGCCCTGAATGCCGGCACCATCGCTACCATAAGAGACCTGGCCGTGAAGGCCCGGGATTTTGTGGAAAAGGTCTACCTGCCCGACTTGCTGGCGATTGCCTCGTTCTATAAGGAGTGGGGGGTGATAGGAAGGGGTGTCGGGAACTATCTATCGTACGGCGAATTCCCCATGAGCGACAACCCGCGGGACGTGTATATACCCGCCGGGATAATTCTTGAAGAAAATCTGGGTAAGGTACACACGGTTGACCAGGAAAAGATAGCTGAATACGTGACCCGTTCATGGTTTGAGTACTCCGGGGGCGACAAAGAGGGCAGGCACCCGTTCAAGGGGGAGACGAAGCCGCGGTATACCGGGCCAAAACCTCCTTACAAAGAGATTGGCACGGACGGCGAGTACAGCTGGTTAAAGGCCCCGCGGTATGAAGGGAGGGTGATGGAGGTAGGACCGCTTGCCAGGATGCTGGTTGCCTACGCCTCAGGCCATGAAAGGGTAAAGGGGCTCGTAGACGGCGCGCTCAAGACCCTGGACGTCCCGGCCGAGGCCCTGTTCTCTACGCTGGGCAGGACGCTTGCGCGGGGCGTGGAAACGGTGGTTCTGGCCGAGAAGATAATTGACTGGACGGATGAACTGGCCGTGAACATGGGCAGGGGCGAAATTCAGATACACGCCGGTGAGCGGTGGGACCCGTCGGAATGGCCTGCCGAAGCGATGGGTTACGGTCTCCACGAGGCCCCCCGCGGCGCGCTGGGACACTGGATACACATAAAGGACAGAAGCATCCACAACTACCAGTGTGTGGTCCCAAGCACCTGGAACCTGGGGCCGAGAGATGACAGGGGACAGATAGGCCCCGTGGAAAAGGCCCTTATTGGTACACCGGTGGCGGACCCGGCACAACCCCTGGAGATATTGAGGACCGTGCATTCTTTTGACCCCTGCATGGCATGCGGTGTTCACCTCTACGACACCCGGGGAAAGGAATTGAATTTCGTAAAGGTGGGATAGTATGGGCCCGAAGGTCGAGAAAAGGGTGGCGACGTATGTATGGGAACCGGTGGTAAGGTGGGCCCACTGGTTGATTGTCGTATGTATACTTGTGCTCGCCGCGACCGGGTATCTTATAGGAAACCCCGTGCTGCTCACCGGAAGTGGCGCGCTCATCATGAGCCACGTCAAGTTCATACACGTTGTTACCGCGC is part of the Candidatus Bathyanammoxibius amoris genome and encodes:
- a CDS encoding S41 family peptidase, which codes for MRNYIRSFCLTITLLSSLLLSSATGVASTGVPGQSGLPEGHMVNAVFSCIGRYYIDFNSLKVHEVLRDAMRGVERVVPNLRASVDTHAVRVQVDGSEEVFGIGGIEYWADLRDMLKDILRFIESSGKCTVPFRELEFASLSSILRGFDPYCKLYQPKDFERAESLGASSFIGLGMDIEFREGALAIIEVYENSPAYRAGLMPGDRIIEIDGESARKMSLREALERLTGAEGTKVTLSIVRDGIVTSYTLQRERVTVKNVTSVMLEGDVGYIRISNFQDGTFKSTLDALEGLKKTADLNGLVIDFRGNYGGVLDEIIRVGDLLLSSGILNIKVSSGKGYPKFVRARPSGNREEGYPLVVLIDEGSASGAEILAAAFKENDRAVVMGEQSFGKACIQQVFGLKGKYAVKLTTAKYYTPGGRYIQFIGLAPNVLLIPIKVDGDNPTLTRRVHYLNEGLIRERIERPTGEEKPSASLVYLDEGVSTGRPDPARDYPVRLAVRLIEEGGLAGGGVRWNVCERVLRRAQKEQEKKIVQALKGQGIDWSSGLPEGVPAPVARINLDKEINEVDAGGTIDVAVTVENRGDGTLYRVLGRSTSTNPVFDGLEFPIGEIAPGRSESYTLKVNVPEDSLDRRDEMVVKFTEDNDYTPEYLMAWITTWAQPTPVFAYSFQVLDGTGSAGDGLIEAGENVRLALSVKNIGEGNSRDTVVMLKALNPDGITIHNPRLKQGMLRTNGEKTATFDISISEIPPDDLRLEVVIADINLGVNLFSKLLLPIEKKHIDVDIKPYHTALKISGKGARVYGGRSDLSPVLAPLLAESVIKADGQADGWYRVPLSGGYRGWVKAQDVSEVYRYAPEHNEAVRDIIPVSFLPLRPPIITLKEGVLTTRSGDVDIEFHVEDDQDVRGVYVMVNDAKVFYEYNKNRTSERDFTARIPIIRGLNLVRIVAYDDQGLSTEKPFVITGV
- the trpC gene encoding indole-3-glycerol phosphate synthase TrpC, with translation MILDEIYKHKLLELSRCKERRPLEQLEAALPNMAGTKDLEGALKTSSGLGLIAEVKAASPSKGILRHDMNPSQIALEYQEGGATAISVLTDEKFFHGRLAHLEDVRRVVRLPLLRKDFIIDEYQLVEARTSGADAVLLIAAILDEKKLEALLSSAGRLGLNCLVEVHTEGELKKVLDTPATLVGINNRDLHTFKTDLETTIRLRPLVPEDRTVVSESGIKSRGDVRRLEDAGVDAILVGEALVQSEDIERDIRELMGWD
- a CDS encoding ParB/RepB/Spo0J family partition protein, encoding MPEVKEIMLDRGKLGRSLDSLLGNIAEVEPTDSILQISPESIQPNPHQPRREFSPQAIGSLVESIREHGMLQPILVRPAKDGYQLLAGERRWRAAKELGLGSIPAIVKEATSKQSLGIALVENLQREDLNPIERAKAFWELMEVFGLTQEQVGKYVGMDRSSVANTLRLLELSIEIQEHVSRGTISQGHARALLAAKGESLQQRLCQRVIDEGLTVRQTEALAASVSKNARRKRQNGRNGNNHNAREHEDRLSMALGTKVQIRHSGSKGKVVIHFNGNPQFEDLMSRLCGG
- a CDS encoding thiamine pyrophosphate-binding protein; translation: MRIADYIFKRLKEEGVEYTFGIPGDFILPLYAAQERCGMKTVVMTNEPSAGYAADVYARLKGLGVAIVTQGVGALSMVNPIALAYAEKSPVIVLTGAPEIAGRDPDALFHHRVKRYESQHKIYQEVTASTAVLNDELSAISEIDRVIDTTKKLSRPGYIEIPRDMVNVDAPPRCVTKREKTGNKDPVLKEALGEIINRLNTSRRPVIYAGVEIERFGLMKDLARLAEKLNMPVATTLLGKSVLPESHPNFIGNYIGKLSPKHVRDYVEGSDCILSLGSLPIDFGVADVFASYTPHIIQATSEQVCVSHHCYKDVNLQDVMKGLLKTKTLKRRSFKPPRKETVRKKKARAAKKLTVATIIDELNNFLTNKHLVISDVGDPLFASVELKTDIFIGPAYYASMGFATPGAIGAQLALPSRRPVVLVGDGCFQMTGVELSTAKKMGLNPIVIVFDNSSFATLKVLDKERDYLHVHPWDYVGLARSLGGNGTQVSTSTDFTKALRTATNSKDFYLIDAIIDEDDISPTLGRLAKDFRPRIQSLMK
- a CDS encoding hydrogenase small subunit, translating into MEKSIYEEFLERGLTRRDFLGFCAAMVGTLALPWDAVAKVEKALKSSRRLPLIWLELQSCTADTESFLRASNPSASQLILDVLAINYSETLMAAAGHQAEEVLWKTVEEEKGKYVAVIEGSIPTADGGVYCTIGGETALERTKRVCKDAAAVVNVGTCACFGGLPSARPDPTGAKSVEEAIPGVRNLINLPACPVNVVNVSATLVHLLTFGGIPSKDRLHRPLFAYGRRIHDSCERRGSYDAGYFVEKWGDEGHRRGGCLYKMGCKGPATFHNCPKVRWNGGTSWPVGSGHPCIGCAEPNFWDSMSPFYEHLPTVPGFGVATSVDKVGAGLVAATAALFLLHGAGSWVRDRIIRKQEEKEEKEGQE
- a CDS encoding methyltransferase domain-containing protein, yielding MEKTHAPEEIIQKTRARFTRIAKDPSSEKRFPVGLESAKHLGYDADEIDSMPDSVTESFAGVGCPIALGPINEGETVLDLGCGAGLDSLLAARRVGPEGRVIGIDMTPDMVRKASENGQKLGVENVEFRQGSAEQLSLGNTSVDIVLSNGVINLCPDKGRVVSEIYRVLRPGGRLYVADITLEDGVDQATVEKLGTWSD
- a CDS encoding nickel-dependent hydrogenase large subunit, with the translated sequence MEVDPEKHLVTDAFSCATMFRGIEIILKGRDPRDAWLFAQRICGVCTVVHAMASIRAVENALDIRIPPTARLIRNIITATQFVHDHTIHFYHLHALDWVDITSALKADPAGTATLAESISDWSPSGTAYFRGVRDRLKKFVGSGQMGPFSNAYWGHPAYKLPPEANLLAVAHYLEALEWQKDFVRIHAILGGKNPHLQSLIVGGVSVPVDPNSEDALNAGTIATIRDLAVKARDFVEKVYLPDLLAIASFYKEWGVIGRGVGNYLSYGEFPMSDNPRDVYIPAGIILEENLGKVHTVDQEKIAEYVTRSWFEYSGGDKEGRHPFKGETKPRYTGPKPPYKEIGTDGEYSWLKAPRYEGRVMEVGPLARMLVAYASGHERVKGLVDGALKTLDVPAEALFSTLGRTLARGVETVVLAEKIIDWTDELAVNMGRGEIQIHAGERWDPSEWPAEAMGYGLHEAPRGALGHWIHIKDRSIHNYQCVVPSTWNLGPRDDRGQIGPVEKALIGTPVADPAQPLEILRTVHSFDPCMACGVHLYDTRGKELNFVKVG